The Janthinobacterium tructae genome contains the following window.
GCTTCCTGATCAGCAAGCTGGCGGCGGCCGGCGTGCACGTGGAATGGAACGTCACTTTGGACCTGTGGACGCAGGACGATAGCGAAGTGCAAGCCATTCTGCTGAAAGATGGCGAACGCCAATATTGCACGTTTGACTATATCTGCGGCTGCGACGGCGCCCGCAGCAAGGTCCGCGAGATCGCCGGCTTTGAGTTCTCTGGCGGCACCTACGACCATCTGTACTATGTGGCCGATGCGCAAGTGGCCGGCAACAATACGGATTTGCACGCCCACCTGGGCGCGAACTCTTTCGCCCTGATGCTGCCCGTGCGCACCAGCGGCATGCAGCGCCTGATCGGCATCCTGCCCGACCGTCCCGATGGCGCGCCGGCGCCCGTCTTCGACGATGTGCGCGAACAGGTACAAACCTTGCTGGGCATCCAGGTCGAGCATGTGAACTGGTTTTCCACGTATAAAGTGCATCACCGCGTGGCGGCGCAATTCCGCGAACGGCGCTGCTTCATCCTCGGCGACGCGGCCCATTTGCACAGCCCCGTGGGCGGCCAGGGCATGAACACGGGCCTGGGCGACGCCGTCAACCTGGCCTGGAAACTGGCGCAAAAGCTGCACGGCCAGAGCAGCGATGCCCTGCTCGACACCTATGAAAGCGAGCGCATCGTGTTTGCCCGCAAGCTCGTCGCCACCACCGACCGTGCCTTCCAGGCCATCGTCGCGCAAGGAATCGCCGGGCAATTCCTGCGCCGCTGGCTGGTGCCCCACGCGCTGCCCTTCCTCTCGGGCTTCGGGCGGGCGCGCCGTTTGCTGTTCCAGACCGTGTCGCAAATCCAGATCAGCTATGAAGACAGCGCCCTGTCCGCGGGCCATGCGGAATATCTGCGCGGCGGCGACCGCCTGCCGTGGTTCTCGGACGGCACGCAAGACAACTTTACGGCCCTGCGCAGCATGGATTGGCAATTGCACATCTATGGCGAGCCGGCGCCCGAACTGCTGAACGAGGCGCGCGTGCTGAAACTGCCCGTGCATTGCTACACCTATAACGTGGCCGCCAAGCTGGCCGGCCTTGGGCGCGACGCGGCCTACCTGGTGCGCCCCGACGGCCACATCGCGCTGGCCCTGCACCTGCAGGAAAGCGGCGCCCTGCGCGCGCTGGCCTTGCGGCTGGGCCTGCATTTCGGTCCGGCGGAGACAGGCAAGGCGGCGCCACGGCCCGTGTAGGGGAAATCACCAGGCCGTGTTGCACTGCCGCATCGACTGCGCATCGACTGTATAATGGCGGCTACCATCGCATTTTGTCCTGGCGCAAGCGCCGCGATCAAGCGAACCGCATTCATTCCCCTTGGCCCTACCCATGACGACCATTACACTCTACGGTATCCCCAATTGCGATACCGTCAAAAAGGCCCGCACCTGGCTGGCTGCGCAGCAACTCGATTTCACCTTCCACGACTTCAAGAAGCAGGGCCTGGAACGCGCCACCGTCGAGGCATGGCTGCGGCAATTGCCGTGGGATGTGCTGGTCAACAGGAAAGGCACGACCTGGCGCGCCCTGTCCGACGAGCGCAAGGCATCGATCACCGATGCGGCCAGCGCCATGGAACTGATGCTGGAAAACCCGTCCATCATCAAGCGCCCCGTACTGGACAAGGATGGCAAGTTCAGCGTGGCGTTTTCAGATGCACAGTACGCAGCCATTTTTGGGCTGTAATTTTTACTTAGACAGAAGCACCCCGCTCTACACCATGACCACCTCCAAAACCCTCGCCCTGACCGAAAAACTGATCGCCCTGTCCTCGGTCACGCCCGATGACAAGGGCTGCCAGCAGCACCTGATCGACATCCTCACGCCGCTGGGCTTTGTCTGCGAGACGATACAGTCGAACGACGTCACCAATCTGTGGGCACGGCGTGGCACGACGTCCCCCGTGTTCGTCTTTGCCGGCCATACGGACGTGGTGCCGACCGGTCCCGTCGAGCAATGGCGCTCGCTGCCGTTCATTCCCACGCAGCGCGACGGCAAGCTGTACGGCCGTGGCGCGGCCGACATGAAGACCTCGATCGCCGCCATGGTGGTGGCTTGCGAGGAATTCATCGCCGCCACACCCGAGCACACAGGTTCGATCGCCTTCTTGATCACCAGCGACGAGGAAGGCCCGGCCACGGACGGCACCGTCATCGTCTGCGACAAGTTGAAAGAGCGCGGCGAGCAGATCGATTATTGCCTGGTGGGCGAGCCGACGTCGAGCGCGCAGCTGGGCGACATGATCAAGAACGGGCGCCGCGGTTCGCTGTCGGGGCGCTTGACGATCAAGGGCGTGCAAGGCCATATCGCCTACCCGCACCTGGCGCAAAACCCGATCCACGAAGCGGCGCAGGCGCTGGCCGACCTGGTCGAGGAAAAATGGGATGCGGGCAACGAGTACTACCTGCCGACCTCGTGGCAAATGTCGAATATCAACGCCGGCACGGGCGCCAACAACGTGATTCCGGGCGACATGGTGATCGATTTCAATTTCCGCTTTTCCACGGCCAGCACGGCGGAAAGCTTGCAAGCGCGCGTGCATGCCATCCTCGACAGGCATGACTTGCAATACGATATGCAGTGGACCCTGAGCGGCCTGCCCTTCCTCACGCCGCGCGGCACCCTCTCCGATGCGCTGTCGTCCGCGATTCACGCGGAAACGGGCATTATGACGCAGCTGTCGACCACGGGCGGCACCTCGGATGGCCGGTTTATCGCGCAAATCTGCCCCCAAGTGATAGAATTCGGGCCGCCCAATGCAAGTATTCACAAGATCGACGAGCACATCGAACTGCGCCACATCGATCCCCTGAAGAATATTTACCGGCGCACGCTGGAGCATTTGCTGCCCGTCTGAACCAGCACCGAGGCCCGTCACGGCGGGCCAGAACACCGTCTTTTCGAGAATGCCATGACCCCGAACCCGTTTTCCACGCCACGCGACCTGCTGCGCTACGCCGTTACCCGTTTCAACACCGCCAAGCTGTTTTTCGGCCACGGCAGCGCCGAAGCGTTCGACGAAGCGGCCTATCTGATCCTGCACACTTTGAAGTTGCCGCTCGACAAGCTCGAACCGTTCCTCGACGCCAAGCTGCTGCCGTCGGAAATCGCCAGCGTCATGACGGTCATCGACCGCCGCAGCATCGACCGCGTACCGGCAGCCTACATCACCAAGGAAGGCTGGCTGGGCACCTATAACTTCTACGTCGACGAACGCGTGATCGTGCCCCGTTCCTTCATCGCCGAGCTGATCCCTGAATACTTTTCGCCATGGGTGGCGGAACCGGAAGCGGTGGAAAACATCCTGGAACTGTGCACCGGCTCGGGTTGCCTGTCCATCATGATGGCCGACGCCTTCCCCAACGCCAGCGTCGACGCGGTGGACATTTCCGCCGACGCCCTGGCCGTCGCCAAGCGCAACGTCGACACGTATAAATTGCAAGACCGCGTCAAGCTGATCGAATCGGACCTGTACACCAATGTGCCGGCCAAGAAATATGATTTGATCATCAGCAACCCGCCATACGTGAATTCCGCGTCGATGGGCACGC
Protein-coding sequences here:
- a CDS encoding FAD-dependent monooxygenase gives rise to the protein MNTPPVLIVGAGPTGLMLALRLTRHGVACRIIDKNSGPGQASRAMAVHARTLEFYQQLGFADELVSLGIKINAMHIHEGGEELVKLALGEIGEGLSPYPFVLSLPQDEHERFLISKLAAAGVHVEWNVTLDLWTQDDSEVQAILLKDGERQYCTFDYICGCDGARSKVREIAGFEFSGGTYDHLYYVADAQVAGNNTDLHAHLGANSFALMLPVRTSGMQRLIGILPDRPDGAPAPVFDDVREQVQTLLGIQVEHVNWFSTYKVHHRVAAQFRERRCFILGDAAHLHSPVGGQGMNTGLGDAVNLAWKLAQKLHGQSSDALLDTYESERIVFARKLVATTDRAFQAIVAQGIAGQFLRRWLVPHALPFLSGFGRARRLLFQTVSQIQISYEDSALSAGHAEYLRGGDRLPWFSDGTQDNFTALRSMDWQLHIYGEPAPELLNEARVLKLPVHCYTYNVAAKLAGLGRDAAYLVRPDGHIALALHLQESGALRALALRLGLHFGPAETGKAAPRPV
- a CDS encoding ArsC family reductase codes for the protein MTTITLYGIPNCDTVKKARTWLAAQQLDFTFHDFKKQGLERATVEAWLRQLPWDVLVNRKGTTWRALSDERKASITDAASAMELMLENPSIIKRPVLDKDGKFSVAFSDAQYAAIFGL
- the dapE gene encoding succinyl-diaminopimelate desuccinylase, whose product is MTTSKTLALTEKLIALSSVTPDDKGCQQHLIDILTPLGFVCETIQSNDVTNLWARRGTTSPVFVFAGHTDVVPTGPVEQWRSLPFIPTQRDGKLYGRGAADMKTSIAAMVVACEEFIAATPEHTGSIAFLITSDEEGPATDGTVIVCDKLKERGEQIDYCLVGEPTSSAQLGDMIKNGRRGSLSGRLTIKGVQGHIAYPHLAQNPIHEAAQALADLVEEKWDAGNEYYLPTSWQMSNINAGTGANNVIPGDMVIDFNFRFSTASTAESLQARVHAILDRHDLQYDMQWTLSGLPFLTPRGTLSDALSSAIHAETGIMTQLSTTGGTSDGRFIAQICPQVIEFGPPNASIHKIDEHIELRHIDPLKNIYRRTLEHLLPV
- the prmB gene encoding 50S ribosomal protein L3 N(5)-glutamine methyltransferase, whose product is MTPNPFSTPRDLLRYAVTRFNTAKLFFGHGSAEAFDEAAYLILHTLKLPLDKLEPFLDAKLLPSEIASVMTVIDRRSIDRVPAAYITKEGWLGTYNFYVDERVIVPRSFIAELIPEYFSPWVAEPEAVENILELCTGSGCLSIMMADAFPNASVDAVDISADALAVAKRNVDTYKLQDRVKLIESDLYTNVPAKKYDLIISNPPYVNSASMGTLPQEYLAEPQIALDGGSDGMDLVRKIIAGAAERLTDDGILMIEIGNERAYAEAAFGELGLTWLTTSAGDDMVFLLTAEQLKLV